In a genomic window of Gambusia affinis linkage group LG04, SWU_Gaff_1.0, whole genome shotgun sequence:
- the aftpha gene encoding aftiphilin a isoform X4, whose amino-acid sequence MEPDVIRMYSSSPPPMDDGAEEEDDEFGDFGTFSGVPSSVSFSELDTPTSFDQNQALTATSPPDLHNGRGVLGFGHAPFGEPPKVNGRLDVRPPEWTDARKTASSSQEVSVDCNGEDAEVLTNGFVTFDLQGSPSSQDSVPSHARGPSTEDRDSVPVQEDAVQKDEFADFAAFSDSEETQSQRDRAGPPGTSACPQDRAGPPGTSACPQDRAGPPGTSACPQDRAGPVETAVCPQDDERGAEDAVRDVHRAEAPAGSCNMDRGLDCPSGDTCLSVCTTGRLSPNGTEDEDESREAGDERSSETSLGRLLSTDGLEDLGDISTTGSSPPPPGDATTPAGDDFGDFGDTVSFGTQGFSDFEQNRPDGLEPPEPAGSESEDDFGDFNSPKVLGGQRDGDGGTFADFPSSESFGKFSSAKDGEDDSGWSAFNEQNQEDGESWAAFSPEPSGEEDRDEDGEDAGRTVPLPGALSSRLEKLFLSSFPVSSAHNQQQVGEGQQVETLKVLLEPRGEEEERLSSRSARGGVWTQLQDVHEALGLRYQWGGSHGNKVLLCCLGIDTRNILFTGQKKQPVIVPMYAAGLGMLEPTKEPLKPVSAAEMIASIAQTPPAVAEKSSVQPDSVQQEALPPVQFDWSSSGLTNPLDGVDPELFELTTAKLDPSGAGSRVADAFARLMSTMEKTSTSTRKPRREENLSDEAAKVIAALPDLSFMQAKVLMFPATLTPLCSQATPD is encoded by the exons ATGGAGCCAGACGTGATCCGGATGTACTCTTCGTCGCCGCCGCCGATGGACGACGGcgcagaggaagaggacgatGAGTTTGGGGACTTTGGGACGTTCTCCGGCGTCCCCAGCAGCGTCAGCTTCTCCGAGTTGGACACGCCGACGTCCTTTGACCAAAATCAGGCACTGACCGCCACCTCGCCGCCCGACCTTCACAATGGCAGGGGGGTGCTGGGCTTTGGCCACGCCCCCTTTGGCGAACCGCCCAAGGTCAACGGCCGCCTGGACGTCCGTCCCCCAGAGTGGACGGACGCCAGGAAGACGGCGTCCTCCTCGCAGGAGGTCTCTGTTGATTGCAACGGTGAAGATGCAGAGGTCCTGACCAACGGgtttgtgacctttgaccttcaggGAAGCCCCTCCTCACAAGACTCTGTCCCCTCTCATGCCAGAGGACCGTCCACGGAGGACAGGGACAGTGTCCCGGTCCAAGAGGACGCCGTCCAAAAGGATGAGTTTGCAGactttgctgctttttctgACTCTGAAGAGACGCAGAGTCAGAGGGACAGGGCCGGTCCACCGGGGACGTCCGCCTGTCCCCAGGACAGGGCCGGTCCACCGGGGACGTCCGCCTGTCCCCAGGACAGGGCCGGTCCACCGGGGACGTCCGCCTGTCCCCAGGACAGGGCCGGTCCAGTGGAGACAGCCGTCTGTCCCCAGGACGATGAGCGGGGAGCAGAGGACGCAGTGAGGGACGTCCACCGGGCCGAGGCCCCCGCCGGCTCCTGTAACATGGACCGGGGCCTGGACTGTCCCTCGGGGGACACGTGTCTCTCTGTTTGCACTACGGGGCGTCTGTCCCCGAACGGGACGGAGGACGAGGACGAGTCCCGGGAGGCGGGGGACGAGCGTAGCTCTGAGACGTCTCTGGGCCGGCTGCTGTCCACGGACGGCCTGGAGGACCTGGGGGACATCAGCACCACGGGGTCGTCCCCGCCGCCGCCGGGGGACGCCACCACGCCCGCCGGGGACGACTTTGGAGACTTTGGGGACACTGTGTCCTTCGGGACTCAGGGCTTTTCTGACTTTGAGCAGAACCGACCGGACGGTCTGGAACCTCCAGAACCTGCTGGGTCCGAGTCGGAGGACGACTTTGGGGACTTCAACTCCCCTAAGGTCCTCGGTGGACAGCGGGACGGAGACGGGGGGACGTTTGCCGACTTTCCCAGCAGTGAAAGTTTCGGGAAATTTAGCTCAGCGAAAGACGGCGAGGATGATTCGGGCTGGAGCGCCTTCAAcgagcagaaccaggaggatggAGAGTCCTGGGCGGCGTTCAGCCCAGAGCCGAGCGGCGAGGAGGACCGGGACGAAGACGGAGAGGACGCTGGGAGGACGGTGCCTCTGCCG ggggcgctgtccAGCCGTCTGGAGAAACTGTTCCTCAGCAGCTTCCCTgttagctccgcccacaaccagcagcaggtgggggaggggcagcagGTGGAGACCCTCAAGGTCCTGCTGGAGCCAcgaggtgaggaagaggagaggctGAGCAGCAG gtCGGCGCGCGGCGGCGTCTGGACGCAGCTTCAGGACGTCCATGAGGCTCTGGGCCTGCGGTACCAGTGGGGGGGTTCCCATGGCAACAAGGTGCTGCTCTGCTGCCTCGGCATCGACACCAGGAACATC CTGTTCACGGGTCAGAAGAAGCAGCCTGTCATCGTGCCGATGTATGCGGCTGGCCTG GGGATGCTGGAGCCGACCAAGGAGCCGCTGAAGCCCGTCTCTGCTGCCGAGATGATCGCCTCCATCGCCCAGACTCCGCCCGCCGTCGCAGAGAAGAGCTCCGTCCAGCCCGACTCGGTGCAG CAGGAGGCGCTCCCCCCGGTCCAGTTCGACTGGAGCAGCAGCGGCCTCACCAACCCTCTGGACG GCGTGGACCCGGAGCTGTTCGAGCTCACCACCGCCAAGCTGGACCCGAGCGGCGCCGGCAGCCGTGTGGCCGATGCCTTCGCTCGCCTCATGTCCACCATGGAGAAGACCAGCACGTCCACCAG GAAGCCCAGGAGGGAGGAGAACCTGAGCGACGAGGCGGCCAAGGTGATCGCGGCGCTGCCGGACCTGTCCTTCATGCAGGCCAAGGTTCTGATGTTCCCCGCCACGCTGACACCGCTCTGCTCGCAGGCCACGCCCGACTGA
- the aftpha gene encoding aftiphilin a isoform X1 encodes MEPDVIRMYSSSPPPMDDGAEEEDDEFGDFGTFSGVPSSVSFSELDTPTSFDQNQALTATSPPDLHNGRGVLGFGHAPFGEPPKVNGRLDVRPPEWTDARKTASSSQEVSVDCNGEDAEVLTNGFVTFDLQGSPSSQDSVPSHARGPSTEDRDSVPVQEDAVQKDEFADFAAFSDSEETQSQRDRAGPPGTSACPQDRAGPPGTSACPQDRAGPPGTSACPQDRAGPVETAVCPQDDERGAEDAVRDVHRAEAPAGSCNMDRGLDCPSGDTCLSVCTTGRLSPNGTEDEDESREAGDERSSETSLGRLLSTDGLEDLGDISTTGSSPPPPGDATTPAGDDFGDFGDTVSFGTQGFSDFEQNRPDGLEPPEPAGSESEDDFGDFNSPKVLGGQRDGDGGTFADFPSSESFGKFSSAKDGEDDSGWSAFNEQNQEDGESWAAFSPEPSGEEDRDEDGEDAGRTVPLPGALSSRLEKLFLSSFPVSSAHNQQQVGEGQQVETLKVLLEPRGEEEERLSSRSARGGVWTQLQDVHEALGLRYQWGGSHGNKVLLCCLGIDTRNILFTGQKKQPVIVPMYAAGLGMLEPTKEPLKPVSAAEMIASIAQTPPAVAEKSSVQPDSVQQEALPPVQFDWSSSGLTNPLDASGGSALLNLDFFGPVEDSGSSSSASIPGVDPELFELTTAKLDPSGAGSRVADAFARLMSTMEKTSTSTRKPRREENLSDEAAKVIAALPDLSFMQAKVLMFPATLTPLCSQATPD; translated from the exons ATGGAGCCAGACGTGATCCGGATGTACTCTTCGTCGCCGCCGCCGATGGACGACGGcgcagaggaagaggacgatGAGTTTGGGGACTTTGGGACGTTCTCCGGCGTCCCCAGCAGCGTCAGCTTCTCCGAGTTGGACACGCCGACGTCCTTTGACCAAAATCAGGCACTGACCGCCACCTCGCCGCCCGACCTTCACAATGGCAGGGGGGTGCTGGGCTTTGGCCACGCCCCCTTTGGCGAACCGCCCAAGGTCAACGGCCGCCTGGACGTCCGTCCCCCAGAGTGGACGGACGCCAGGAAGACGGCGTCCTCCTCGCAGGAGGTCTCTGTTGATTGCAACGGTGAAGATGCAGAGGTCCTGACCAACGGgtttgtgacctttgaccttcaggGAAGCCCCTCCTCACAAGACTCTGTCCCCTCTCATGCCAGAGGACCGTCCACGGAGGACAGGGACAGTGTCCCGGTCCAAGAGGACGCCGTCCAAAAGGATGAGTTTGCAGactttgctgctttttctgACTCTGAAGAGACGCAGAGTCAGAGGGACAGGGCCGGTCCACCGGGGACGTCCGCCTGTCCCCAGGACAGGGCCGGTCCACCGGGGACGTCCGCCTGTCCCCAGGACAGGGCCGGTCCACCGGGGACGTCCGCCTGTCCCCAGGACAGGGCCGGTCCAGTGGAGACAGCCGTCTGTCCCCAGGACGATGAGCGGGGAGCAGAGGACGCAGTGAGGGACGTCCACCGGGCCGAGGCCCCCGCCGGCTCCTGTAACATGGACCGGGGCCTGGACTGTCCCTCGGGGGACACGTGTCTCTCTGTTTGCACTACGGGGCGTCTGTCCCCGAACGGGACGGAGGACGAGGACGAGTCCCGGGAGGCGGGGGACGAGCGTAGCTCTGAGACGTCTCTGGGCCGGCTGCTGTCCACGGACGGCCTGGAGGACCTGGGGGACATCAGCACCACGGGGTCGTCCCCGCCGCCGCCGGGGGACGCCACCACGCCCGCCGGGGACGACTTTGGAGACTTTGGGGACACTGTGTCCTTCGGGACTCAGGGCTTTTCTGACTTTGAGCAGAACCGACCGGACGGTCTGGAACCTCCAGAACCTGCTGGGTCCGAGTCGGAGGACGACTTTGGGGACTTCAACTCCCCTAAGGTCCTCGGTGGACAGCGGGACGGAGACGGGGGGACGTTTGCCGACTTTCCCAGCAGTGAAAGTTTCGGGAAATTTAGCTCAGCGAAAGACGGCGAGGATGATTCGGGCTGGAGCGCCTTCAAcgagcagaaccaggaggatggAGAGTCCTGGGCGGCGTTCAGCCCAGAGCCGAGCGGCGAGGAGGACCGGGACGAAGACGGAGAGGACGCTGGGAGGACGGTGCCTCTGCCG ggggcgctgtccAGCCGTCTGGAGAAACTGTTCCTCAGCAGCTTCCCTgttagctccgcccacaaccagcagcaggtgggggaggggcagcagGTGGAGACCCTCAAGGTCCTGCTGGAGCCAcgaggtgaggaagaggagaggctGAGCAGCAG gtCGGCGCGCGGCGGCGTCTGGACGCAGCTTCAGGACGTCCATGAGGCTCTGGGCCTGCGGTACCAGTGGGGGGGTTCCCATGGCAACAAGGTGCTGCTCTGCTGCCTCGGCATCGACACCAGGAACATC CTGTTCACGGGTCAGAAGAAGCAGCCTGTCATCGTGCCGATGTATGCGGCTGGCCTG GGGATGCTGGAGCCGACCAAGGAGCCGCTGAAGCCCGTCTCTGCTGCCGAGATGATCGCCTCCATCGCCCAGACTCCGCCCGCCGTCGCAGAGAAGAGCTCCGTCCAGCCCGACTCGGTGCAG CAGGAGGCGCTCCCCCCGGTCCAGTTCGACTGGAGCAGCAGCGGCCTCACCAACCCTCTGGACG CCAGCGGAGGCTCGGCTCTGTTGAACCTGGATTTCTTTGGTCCGGTGGAGGATTCAGGCTCCAGCAGCTCAGCCTCCATCccag GCGTGGACCCGGAGCTGTTCGAGCTCACCACCGCCAAGCTGGACCCGAGCGGCGCCGGCAGCCGTGTGGCCGATGCCTTCGCTCGCCTCATGTCCACCATGGAGAAGACCAGCACGTCCACCAG GAAGCCCAGGAGGGAGGAGAACCTGAGCGACGAGGCGGCCAAGGTGATCGCGGCGCTGCCGGACCTGTCCTTCATGCAGGCCAAGGTTCTGATGTTCCCCGCCACGCTGACACCGCTCTGCTCGCAGGCCACGCCCGACTGA
- the aftpha gene encoding aftiphilin a isoform X3, with protein sequence MEPDVIRMYSSSPPPMDDGAEEEDDEFGDFGTFSGVPSSVSFSELDTPTSFDQNQALTATSPPDLHNGRGVLGFGHAPFGEPPKVNGRLDVRPPEWTDARKTASSSQEVSVDCNGEDAEVLTNGFVTFDLQGSPSSQDSVPSHARGPSTEDRDSVPVQEDAVQKDEFADFAAFSDSEETQSQRDRAGPPGTSACPQDRAGPPGTSACPQDRAGPVETAVCPQDDERGAEDAVRDVHRAEAPAGSCNMDRGLDCPSGDTCLSVCTTGRLSPNGTEDEDESREAGDERSSETSLGRLLSTDGLEDLGDISTTGSSPPPPGDATTPAGDDFGDFGDTVSFGTQGFSDFEQNRPDGLEPPEPAGSESEDDFGDFNSPKVLGGQRDGDGGTFADFPSSESFGKFSSAKDGEDDSGWSAFNEQNQEDGESWAAFSPEPSGEEDRDEDGEDAGRTVPLPGALSSRLEKLFLSSFPVSSAHNQQQVGEGQQVETLKVLLEPRGEEEERLSSRSARGGVWTQLQDVHEALGLRYQWGGSHGNKVLLCCLGIDTRNILFTGQKKQPVIVPMYAAGLGMLEPTKEPLKPVSAAEMIASIAQTPPAVAEKSSVQPDSVQQEALPPVQFDWSSSGLTNPLDASGGSALLNLDFFGPVEDSGSSSSASIPGVDPELFELTTAKLDPSGAGSRVADAFARLMSTMEKTSTSTRKPRREENLSDEAAKVIAALPDLSFMQAKVLMFPATLTPLCSQATPD encoded by the exons ATGGAGCCAGACGTGATCCGGATGTACTCTTCGTCGCCGCCGCCGATGGACGACGGcgcagaggaagaggacgatGAGTTTGGGGACTTTGGGACGTTCTCCGGCGTCCCCAGCAGCGTCAGCTTCTCCGAGTTGGACACGCCGACGTCCTTTGACCAAAATCAGGCACTGACCGCCACCTCGCCGCCCGACCTTCACAATGGCAGGGGGGTGCTGGGCTTTGGCCACGCCCCCTTTGGCGAACCGCCCAAGGTCAACGGCCGCCTGGACGTCCGTCCCCCAGAGTGGACGGACGCCAGGAAGACGGCGTCCTCCTCGCAGGAGGTCTCTGTTGATTGCAACGGTGAAGATGCAGAGGTCCTGACCAACGGgtttgtgacctttgaccttcaggGAAGCCCCTCCTCACAAGACTCTGTCCCCTCTCATGCCAGAGGACCGTCCACGGAGGACAGGGACAGTGTCCCGGTCCAAGAGGACGCCGTCCAAAAGGATGAGTTTGCAGactttgctgctttttctgACTCTGAAGAGACGCAGAGTCAGAGG GACAGGGCCGGTCCACCGGGGACGTCCGCCTGTCCCCAGGACAGGGCCGGTCCACCGGGGACGTCCGCCTGTCCCCAGGACAGGGCCGGTCCAGTGGAGACAGCCGTCTGTCCCCAGGACGATGAGCGGGGAGCAGAGGACGCAGTGAGGGACGTCCACCGGGCCGAGGCCCCCGCCGGCTCCTGTAACATGGACCGGGGCCTGGACTGTCCCTCGGGGGACACGTGTCTCTCTGTTTGCACTACGGGGCGTCTGTCCCCGAACGGGACGGAGGACGAGGACGAGTCCCGGGAGGCGGGGGACGAGCGTAGCTCTGAGACGTCTCTGGGCCGGCTGCTGTCCACGGACGGCCTGGAGGACCTGGGGGACATCAGCACCACGGGGTCGTCCCCGCCGCCGCCGGGGGACGCCACCACGCCCGCCGGGGACGACTTTGGAGACTTTGGGGACACTGTGTCCTTCGGGACTCAGGGCTTTTCTGACTTTGAGCAGAACCGACCGGACGGTCTGGAACCTCCAGAACCTGCTGGGTCCGAGTCGGAGGACGACTTTGGGGACTTCAACTCCCCTAAGGTCCTCGGTGGACAGCGGGACGGAGACGGGGGGACGTTTGCCGACTTTCCCAGCAGTGAAAGTTTCGGGAAATTTAGCTCAGCGAAAGACGGCGAGGATGATTCGGGCTGGAGCGCCTTCAAcgagcagaaccaggaggatggAGAGTCCTGGGCGGCGTTCAGCCCAGAGCCGAGCGGCGAGGAGGACCGGGACGAAGACGGAGAGGACGCTGGGAGGACGGTGCCTCTGCCG ggggcgctgtccAGCCGTCTGGAGAAACTGTTCCTCAGCAGCTTCCCTgttagctccgcccacaaccagcagcaggtgggggaggggcagcagGTGGAGACCCTCAAGGTCCTGCTGGAGCCAcgaggtgaggaagaggagaggctGAGCAGCAG gtCGGCGCGCGGCGGCGTCTGGACGCAGCTTCAGGACGTCCATGAGGCTCTGGGCCTGCGGTACCAGTGGGGGGGTTCCCATGGCAACAAGGTGCTGCTCTGCTGCCTCGGCATCGACACCAGGAACATC CTGTTCACGGGTCAGAAGAAGCAGCCTGTCATCGTGCCGATGTATGCGGCTGGCCTG GGGATGCTGGAGCCGACCAAGGAGCCGCTGAAGCCCGTCTCTGCTGCCGAGATGATCGCCTCCATCGCCCAGACTCCGCCCGCCGTCGCAGAGAAGAGCTCCGTCCAGCCCGACTCGGTGCAG CAGGAGGCGCTCCCCCCGGTCCAGTTCGACTGGAGCAGCAGCGGCCTCACCAACCCTCTGGACG CCAGCGGAGGCTCGGCTCTGTTGAACCTGGATTTCTTTGGTCCGGTGGAGGATTCAGGCTCCAGCAGCTCAGCCTCCATCccag GCGTGGACCCGGAGCTGTTCGAGCTCACCACCGCCAAGCTGGACCCGAGCGGCGCCGGCAGCCGTGTGGCCGATGCCTTCGCTCGCCTCATGTCCACCATGGAGAAGACCAGCACGTCCACCAG GAAGCCCAGGAGGGAGGAGAACCTGAGCGACGAGGCGGCCAAGGTGATCGCGGCGCTGCCGGACCTGTCCTTCATGCAGGCCAAGGTTCTGATGTTCCCCGCCACGCTGACACCGCTCTGCTCGCAGGCCACGCCCGACTGA
- the aftpha gene encoding aftiphilin a isoform X2 — MEPDVIRMYSSSPPPMDDGAEEEDDEFGDFGTFSGVPSSVSFSELDTPTSFDQNQALTATSPPDLHNGRGVLGFGHAPFGEPPKVNGRLDVRPPEWTDARKTASSSQEVSVDCNGEDAEVLTNGFVTFDLQGSPSSQDSVPSHARGPSTEDRDSVPVQEDAVQKDEFADFAAFSDSEETQSQRDRAGPPGTSACPQDRAGPPGTSACPQDRAGPPGTSACPQDRAGPVETAVCPQDDERGAEDAVRDVHRAEAPAGSCNMDRGLDCPSGDTCLSVCTTGRLSPNGTEDEDESREAGDERSSETSLGRLLSTDGLEDLGDISTTGSSPPPPGDATTPAGDDFGDFGDTVSFGTQGFSDFEQNRPDGLEPPEPAGSESEDDFGDFNSPKVLGGQRDGDGGTFADFPSSESFGKFSSAKDGEDDSGWSAFNEQNQEDGESWAAFSPEPSGEEDRDEDGEDAGRTVPLPGALSSRLEKLFLSSFPVSSAHNQQQVGEGQQVETLKVLLEPRGEEEERLSSRSARGGVWTQLQDVHEALGLRYQWGGSHGNKVLLCCLGIDTRNILFTGQKKQPVIVPMYAAGLGMLEPTKEPLKPVSAAEMIASIAQTPPAVAEKSSVQPDSVQEALPPVQFDWSSSGLTNPLDASGGSALLNLDFFGPVEDSGSSSSASIPGVDPELFELTTAKLDPSGAGSRVADAFARLMSTMEKTSTSTRKPRREENLSDEAAKVIAALPDLSFMQAKVLMFPATLTPLCSQATPD, encoded by the exons ATGGAGCCAGACGTGATCCGGATGTACTCTTCGTCGCCGCCGCCGATGGACGACGGcgcagaggaagaggacgatGAGTTTGGGGACTTTGGGACGTTCTCCGGCGTCCCCAGCAGCGTCAGCTTCTCCGAGTTGGACACGCCGACGTCCTTTGACCAAAATCAGGCACTGACCGCCACCTCGCCGCCCGACCTTCACAATGGCAGGGGGGTGCTGGGCTTTGGCCACGCCCCCTTTGGCGAACCGCCCAAGGTCAACGGCCGCCTGGACGTCCGTCCCCCAGAGTGGACGGACGCCAGGAAGACGGCGTCCTCCTCGCAGGAGGTCTCTGTTGATTGCAACGGTGAAGATGCAGAGGTCCTGACCAACGGgtttgtgacctttgaccttcaggGAAGCCCCTCCTCACAAGACTCTGTCCCCTCTCATGCCAGAGGACCGTCCACGGAGGACAGGGACAGTGTCCCGGTCCAAGAGGACGCCGTCCAAAAGGATGAGTTTGCAGactttgctgctttttctgACTCTGAAGAGACGCAGAGTCAGAGGGACAGGGCCGGTCCACCGGGGACGTCCGCCTGTCCCCAGGACAGGGCCGGTCCACCGGGGACGTCCGCCTGTCCCCAGGACAGGGCCGGTCCACCGGGGACGTCCGCCTGTCCCCAGGACAGGGCCGGTCCAGTGGAGACAGCCGTCTGTCCCCAGGACGATGAGCGGGGAGCAGAGGACGCAGTGAGGGACGTCCACCGGGCCGAGGCCCCCGCCGGCTCCTGTAACATGGACCGGGGCCTGGACTGTCCCTCGGGGGACACGTGTCTCTCTGTTTGCACTACGGGGCGTCTGTCCCCGAACGGGACGGAGGACGAGGACGAGTCCCGGGAGGCGGGGGACGAGCGTAGCTCTGAGACGTCTCTGGGCCGGCTGCTGTCCACGGACGGCCTGGAGGACCTGGGGGACATCAGCACCACGGGGTCGTCCCCGCCGCCGCCGGGGGACGCCACCACGCCCGCCGGGGACGACTTTGGAGACTTTGGGGACACTGTGTCCTTCGGGACTCAGGGCTTTTCTGACTTTGAGCAGAACCGACCGGACGGTCTGGAACCTCCAGAACCTGCTGGGTCCGAGTCGGAGGACGACTTTGGGGACTTCAACTCCCCTAAGGTCCTCGGTGGACAGCGGGACGGAGACGGGGGGACGTTTGCCGACTTTCCCAGCAGTGAAAGTTTCGGGAAATTTAGCTCAGCGAAAGACGGCGAGGATGATTCGGGCTGGAGCGCCTTCAAcgagcagaaccaggaggatggAGAGTCCTGGGCGGCGTTCAGCCCAGAGCCGAGCGGCGAGGAGGACCGGGACGAAGACGGAGAGGACGCTGGGAGGACGGTGCCTCTGCCG ggggcgctgtccAGCCGTCTGGAGAAACTGTTCCTCAGCAGCTTCCCTgttagctccgcccacaaccagcagcaggtgggggaggggcagcagGTGGAGACCCTCAAGGTCCTGCTGGAGCCAcgaggtgaggaagaggagaggctGAGCAGCAG gtCGGCGCGCGGCGGCGTCTGGACGCAGCTTCAGGACGTCCATGAGGCTCTGGGCCTGCGGTACCAGTGGGGGGGTTCCCATGGCAACAAGGTGCTGCTCTGCTGCCTCGGCATCGACACCAGGAACATC CTGTTCACGGGTCAGAAGAAGCAGCCTGTCATCGTGCCGATGTATGCGGCTGGCCTG GGGATGCTGGAGCCGACCAAGGAGCCGCTGAAGCCCGTCTCTGCTGCCGAGATGATCGCCTCCATCGCCCAGACTCCGCCCGCCGTCGCAGAGAAGAGCTCCGTCCAGCCCGACTCGGTGCAG GAGGCGCTCCCCCCGGTCCAGTTCGACTGGAGCAGCAGCGGCCTCACCAACCCTCTGGACG CCAGCGGAGGCTCGGCTCTGTTGAACCTGGATTTCTTTGGTCCGGTGGAGGATTCAGGCTCCAGCAGCTCAGCCTCCATCccag GCGTGGACCCGGAGCTGTTCGAGCTCACCACCGCCAAGCTGGACCCGAGCGGCGCCGGCAGCCGTGTGGCCGATGCCTTCGCTCGCCTCATGTCCACCATGGAGAAGACCAGCACGTCCACCAG GAAGCCCAGGAGGGAGGAGAACCTGAGCGACGAGGCGGCCAAGGTGATCGCGGCGCTGCCGGACCTGTCCTTCATGCAGGCCAAGGTTCTGATGTTCCCCGCCACGCTGACACCGCTCTGCTCGCAGGCCACGCCCGACTGA